Proteins encoded together in one Drosophila albomicans strain 15112-1751.03 chromosome 2R, ASM965048v2, whole genome shotgun sequence window:
- the LOC117576732 gene encoding aminopeptidase N — protein sequence MARWIINCGLLLLILGSLQARLIIPTDEDLVQIETKGYHQLSSAIQPRVDDNSEGNYRLPNTTSPVSYDVELWTNVHTGIREFNGTVKIDLQVTEATNTITLHARQTGNYTAEIVSKDTATATPIALTVTDSSAREFLYFTPTTGTNTFALGTNWTLTINYTGFLRTDQGGFYLSTYTDDAGVVHYLATTQFESTNARHAFPCYDEPNRRANFTITLNHDPGHNAISNMPVDETKSTTGRTVFQTTPRMSTYLIAFIVSDFESTSGELNGLPQRVFSRKGKQNEQEWALWSGLVVENSLAKYFGVPFALPKLDQAGIPDFSAGAMENWGLATYREAYMWWTKEGSTINLKTSISNIIGHEYAHMWFGDLVSVKWWTYLWLKEGFATLFSYESNDIAFPEWNTYQIFHVSDYNSALINDAYTTAVPMTHYVQTPNEISGRYNTFSYAKPASVLYMFKNAFTDAVFRNGLNKYLTKHQFNSTDEWDLFASLQESADEAGLRLPTSVNNIFSSWSQKAGYPLLTVQRNYEAGTFTVSQSRFMNDRSLEYDSTWYVPINYAVSSNFDFRNTTASHYLLNVKDTTVSDVNIDQDEWLLINKQSSGYYRVLYDVNNYRLIAKGLLEETHKFHTRNRAQFVLDAYRFVDSGRLEHEILLLLMSYLKNEDQYAPWSFSNSIFTIYDQYLRGDAQYDHFRQFVIEQVEGIFLKLGVNEQPGEHYLNNYLRVILVSLACQVGSEECYKQSHTKLQQWLQQGVVIEPTLRTQAYCAGLRQAEDSTFNTVLADLFASNVAADRTLFISSLGCSTNAAQLKTFVESSIDNSNSLSNAERRSILNAAYSRSEAGLTASLEFLEANWRAYHALATTAVPQPLNTVLSGMATYVVSETQRTRHLNLIEEISTNEPTYVSSTLSTSVNTTTSNNFQWLNQHRDPLINWLVSYHSSENDGSASLSASLITLVSAILLLCKFY from the exons ATGGCGCGCTGGATAATTAACTGtggactgctgctgctgatcctGGGGAGCCTGCAGGCTCGCCTCATCATTCCCACGGATGAGGATTTAGTGCAAATCGAAACGAAAGGATATCATCAGTTATCAAGTGCTATTCAGCCACGTGTCGATGACAACAGCGAGGGCAACTACCGATTGCCAAACACTACGTCACCAGTGTCATATGATGTGGAACTGTGGACGAATGTCCACACTGGCATTCGTGAATTCAATGGCACCGTCAAGATCGATCTGCAAGTGACTGAGGCCACCAACACGATCACCTTGCATGCTCGCCAAACCGGCAACTACACAGCGGAAATTGTTAGCAAGGATACTGCTACTGCTACACCGATTGCTCTAACTGTGACGGACAGTTCCGCACGCGAATTCCTGTACTTTACTCCCACAACCGGCACCAACACCTTTGCTTTGGGCACCAACTGGACTTTGACCATCAACTACACTGGATTCTTGCGCACCGATCAAGGTGGTTTCTACCTCTCCACTTACACTGATGATGCAGGAGTAGTGCA CTACCTGGCCACCACACAGTTCGAAAGCACGAACGCCCGTCACGCTTTCCCCTGTTATGATGAGCCAAATCGTCGTGCCAACTTCACCATCACACTAAATCATGATCCGGGACACAATGCCATCAGCAACATGCCCGTGGATGAAACCAAGTCCAC aACTGGACGAACTGTATTCCAAACCACACCAAGAATGTCCACCTATCTGATTGCCTTCATTGTCTCTGATTTCGAGTCAACTAGTGGCGAACTGAATGGTCTGCCTCAAAGGGTCTTCTCACGCAAGGGCAAGCAGAACGAGCAGGAGTGGGCCTTGTGGTCGGGTCTGGTAGTTGAGAATAGTTTGGCTAAATACTTCGGAGTCCCCTTCGCTCTACCCAAACTGGATCAGGCTGGTATTCCTGACTTCTCTGCAGGTGCAATGGAGAACTGGGGCTTGGCCACCTATCGTGAGGCGTACATGTGGTGGACCAAAGAGGGCTCCACGATTAATTTGAAGACAAGCATTTCGAATATTATTGGACACGAGTACGCGCACATGTGGTTCGGTGACTTGGTATCTGTGAAATGGTGGACCTACCTCTGGCTGAAGGAAGGCTTCGCCACCCTCTTCTCATATGAATCGAACGACATTGCTTTTCCCGAATGGAATACCTATCAGATCTTCCATGTGAGCGACTACAACAGTGCTCTAATTAATGATGCCTATACCACAGCCGTGCCCATGACACATTACGTGCAAACACCAAATGAGATCTCGGGCCGTTATAACACATTCTCATATGCCAAGCCCGCCAGTGTGCTGTACATGTTCAAGAATGCCTTCACCGATGCTGTGTTCCGCAATGGATTGAACAAGTACCTGACCAAGCA TCAATTCAATTCGACCGACGAATGGGATTTGTTTGCTTCTCTGCAAGAGTCTGCCGATGAGGCAGGCCTTAGACTGCCAACCTCTGTCAATAACATTTTCTCCAGCTGGTCCCAGAAGGCAGGTTACCCGCTGCTTACTGTACAGCGTAACTACGAGGCTGGCACTTTCACTGTCAGCCAGTCGCGCTTCATGAACGACAGGTCTCTTGAATATGACAGCACCTGGTATGTGCCGATCAACTATGCGGTCTCCTCGAATTTCGATTTCCGCAACACCACCGCCTCCCACTATCTGCTCAACGTTAAGGACACCACAGTGTCTGATGTCAACATTGACCAGGATGAATGGCTGTTGATTAACAAACAATCCTCCGGCTACTATCGCGTACTGTACGACGTTAACAACTATCGCCTGATTGCCAAGGGTCTGTTAGAGGAGACACACAAGTTCCATACACGCAATCGTGCACAATTTGTGCTGGATGCCTATCGTTTTGTGGACAGTGGTCGTCTTGAGCATGAAAtccttctgctgctgatgtcCTATTTGAAGAACGAGGATCAGTATGCGCCTTGGTCCTTCAGTAATTCCATATTCACCATCTACGATCAGTATCTGCGAGGTGATGCACAATACGATCACTTCCGTCAATTTGTCATCGAACAGGTTGAGGGTATTTTCCTGAAATTGGGCGTCAACGAACAGCCTGGAGAACACTATCTGAACAACTATTTGCGCGTTATCCTGGTTAGTTTGGCTTGCCAGGTGGGTAGCGAAGAGTGTTACAAGCAATCGCACACCAAGCTGCAACAATGGCTGCAACAAGGCGTCGTCATTGAGCCCACTTTGCGCACACAGGCCTACTGTGCTGGTCTCCGACAGGCTGAGGATAGCACCTTCAATACTGTTCTTGCTGATCTCTTTGCCTCGAATGTGGCAGCCGATCGCACCTTGTTCATCTCTTCGTTGGGCTGCTCGACCAACGCAGCACAGCTGAAGACATTTGTTGAGAGCTCCATTGATAACAGCAACTCGCTGAGCAACGCAGAGCGTAGATCTATTCTGAATGCAGCCTATTCAAGAAGCGAAGCTGGTCTGACAGCCAGTCTTGAGTTCCTCGAGGCCAATTGGAGAGCTTATCATGCGCTGGCCACCACAGCGGTTCCTCAGCCACTGAACACCGTGCTCTCGGGCATGGCAACATATGTTGTTAGCGAAACGCAAAGGACGAGG CACCTTAACCTGATTGAGGAAATCTCCACAAACGAACCTACATATGTCAGCAGTACTTTGAGCACTTCAGTGAATACGACAACTAGCAACAACTTCCAATGGCTCAACCAGCATCGTGATCCATTGATCAACTGGCTTGTCAGCTATCACAGCAGTGAGAATGATGGTAGTGCCTCTCTCTCCGCCTCTTTGATTACTCTCGTTTCAGCCATCCTGTTGCTCTGCAAATTCTATTAA
- the LOC117576738 gene encoding aminopeptidase N, giving the protein MARVLVPLLVLFVAALSQASVLRQFPPVDFEGKQLLLENPNQRLETRDDEATYRLPNNTEPISYDVTLRTNVHTGETGFTGTVIITLEVIETSTTITVHARQLANFTASIIAADGQGTATQLQYTQDTDREFLSFYANDLTFTAGTTWLLTINYEGNLRTDNGGFYLSTYTDEEGATKYLATTQFESTDARHAFPCYDEPAKRANFTITIHHDASYNAISNMPVNAEKSSTGITSFDTSVKMSSYLVAFIVSEFVSSSGEFNNLPQRVFSRKGTEHEQEWALITGMLVEKRLSGYFDVPFALPKLDQAAIPDFAAGAMENWGLATYREEYLLYNSENSTVNTQTNIATIESHEDAHMWFGDLVAIEYWSYLWLKEGFATLFENLAVDLAYPAWDIFQTFHAGSYQNALVTDANPSTRPMTYFVEKPSEIALLYDNIAYAKAGSVLDMWRNALTNTVFQRGLHNYLEANKFSAANETHLFDAIALAAREENFAVPATINEMMSSWTRQGGVPLLTVTRNYNDGSFTVKQEQYTNDKDYNSTKLWYVPVNYALQSDPDFRTTTATHYLLNEAEITISDAKTIKDEWLILNKQSTGYYRINYDDDNWKLITDGLSSRPHKIHPRNRAQIISDLYRFVTSGRVAHSTLLQLLTYLPKEDQYAPWSAVNTVITLFNRYLSGDEQYANFLFYVTELVSEQYDKFGVNDVHGEQHLAKFTRNVIINVACLAGVESCLSETKAKLQALVDAGTPIEANLQTPVYCNGLKQADDATFNFVFEKLMNSNDQAERRLLISALGCAQSQSQLEKYVASSIDQTNQLRTQERYTILSPVYSRGEVGLLTSIEFLLENWETYGNLNAGFGGVNPLYSDIVSMSAYVVNDNQKAKLQELVDVVKNSEFVPTTLQTSVDANVQANEAWLTANREPIVSWVSTFRNGSPAMSASIIAIALCFLVATLF; this is encoded by the exons ATGGCTCGCGTCCTTGTACCGCTTTTGGTCCTTTTCGTTGCGGCCCTTTCGCAGGCATCCGTTCTCCGCCAATTTCCGCCAGTAGATTTTGAAGGCAAGCAGCTACTGCTGGAGAATCCCAACCAGCGTTTGGAGACACGTGATGATGAAGCGACATATCGCCTGCCCAACAACACCGAACCTATCAGCTACGATGTGACGCTTCGTACCAATGTGCATACTGGTGAGACTGGCTTCACCGGCACAGTGATCATCACTCTGGAGGTTATTGAGACCTCGACGACAATCACTGTTCATGCCCGTCAATTAGCCAACTTTACGGCTAGCATTATTGCGGCTGATGGTCAGGGTACGGCGACGCAATTGCAATACACACAGGATACCGATCGTGAATTCCTCTCGTTCTACGCAAATGACTTGACTTTTACCGCCGGTACCACCTGGCTGCTGACCATCAACTATGAGGGTAATCTGCGCACAGACAACGGTGGCTTCTACCTCTCCACCTATACGGACGAGGAGGGCGCCACTAAATATCTGGCGACCACACAGTTCGAGAGCACAGATGCTCGTCATGCTTTCCCTTGTTACGATGAGCCCGCCAAGCGTGCCAACTTCACCATCACCATTCATCACGATGCCAGCTACAACGCCATCAGCAATATGCCAGTCAACGCGGAAAAATCAAG CACTGGAATTACTTCGTTCGATACCTCTGTGAAAATGTCCTCCTATTTGGTTGCTTTCATTGTTTCGGAGTTTGTGTCGTCTTCCGGCGAGTTTAACAATCTGCCACAGCGTGTGTTCTCCCGCAAGGGTACCGAGCATGAGCAGGAATGGGCACTGATCACTGGCATGCTGGTGGAGAAACGTCTCTCGGGATATTTTGATGTGCCTTTTGCTCTGCCCAAGCTGGATCAGGCAGCCATACCAGATTTCGCTGCTGGCGCCATGGAGAACTGGGGTCTGGCCACCTATCGGGAGGAATATTTGCTGTATAACTCTGAAAACTCCACGGTgaacacacagacaaacattGCCACAATCGAGTCTCACGAGGATGCGCATATGTGGTTCGGTGACCTGGTTGCCATCGAATACTGGAGTTATCTCTGGCTGAAGGAAGGTTTCGCCACACTTTTCGAGAACTTGGCTGTCGACTTG GCCTATCCTGCTTGGGATATCTTCCAGACCTTCCATGCTGGCTCCTATCAGAATGCTTTGGTTACCGATGCCAATCCCAGTACCCGTCCCATGACATACTTCGTGGAGAAGCCCTCGGAAATTGCTTTGTTGTACGACAACATTGCTTACGCTAAGGCCGGTTCCGTATTGGACATGTGGCGCAATGCCTTGACCAACACTGTCTTCCAACGTGGTCTGCACAACTATCTGGAGGCCAA CAAATTCTCGGCTGCCAATGAGACGCACTTGTTCGATGCCATTGCTTTGGCGGCACGTGAAGAGAACTTCGCCGTCCCGGCCACCATTAACGAGATGATGTCCAGTTGGACTCGCCAGGGTGGTGTGCCACTACTGACTGTGACGCGCAACTATAACGATGGCAGCTTCACCGTTAAGCAGGAGCAATACACCAACGACAAGGACTACAACAGCACCAAGCTCTGGTATGTGCCCGTCAACTATGCCCTGCAGTCGGATCCCGATTTCCGCACTACAACTGCTACGCATTATCTCCTGAATGAGGCAGAGATAACCATTTCGGATGCCAAGACAATCAAAGACGAGTGGCTTATCCTGAACAAACAGTCGACGGGCTACTATCGCATcaactacgacgacgacaactgGAAATTGATCACCGATGGCTTAAGCTCACGCCCACACAAGATTCATCCACGTAACCGCGCCCAAATCATTAGCGATTTGTATCGCTTTGTTACCAGTGGACGCGTTGCCCACTCCacgctgctgcaactgcttaCATACTTGCCCAAGGAGGATCAATATGCACCTTGGTCGGCAGTCAACACGGTGATCACGCTGTTCAATCGTTATCTGAGCGGCGATGAACAGTACGCCAATTTCCTGTTCTATGTGACCGAATTGGTCAGCGAACAGTATGACAAATTTGGTGTGAACGATGTTCATGGTGAGCAACATTTGGCCAAGTTCACTCGCAACGTGATCATCAACGTGGCCTGCTTGGCTGGTGTCGAGAGTTGCCTCAGTGAGACAAAGGCCAAGTTGCAGGCTTTGGTCGATGCTGGTACCCCAATTGAAGCCAATCTGCAGACGCCCGTTTATTGCAATGGTTTGAAACAAGCCGACGATGCGACATTCAATTTTGTCTTTGAGAAGTTGATGAACTCCAACGATCAGGCCGAACGTCGCCTGCTCATCTCAGCTCTGGGCTGTGCACAGTCCCAAAGCCAGTTGGAGAAATATGTTGCCAGCAGCATTGATCAAACCAATCAACTCCGTACTCAGGAACGCTACACGATCCTCAGCCCGGTTTATTCACGTGGCGAAGTCGGTTTGCTCACCTCCATTGAGTTCCTGCTTGAAAACTGGGAGACTTATGGCAACTTGAACGCAGGCTTCGGTGGTGTTAACCCACTGTACTCTGATATCGTTTCCATGTCGGCGTATGTTGTCAACGATAATCAAAAGGCCAAGCTGCAAGAGCTTGTCGATGTGGTTAAGAATAGCGAGTTTGTGCCTACAACTTTGCAAACCAGCGTAGATGCCAACGTTCAGGCTAACGAGGCTTGGTTGACTGCCAATCGCGAACCCATCGTCTCCTGGGTGAGCACTTTCCGCAATGGAAGCCCTGCGATGAGCGCATCCATTATTGCTATCGCCCTGTGCTTCTTGGTCGCCACATTGTTTTAA